Proteins encoded together in one Amblyomma americanum isolate KBUSLIRL-KWMA chromosome 1, ASM5285725v1, whole genome shotgun sequence window:
- the LOC144114334 gene encoding uncharacterized protein LOC144114334 — MGTRRRQPYLHMVYDRNQQYGDSLYRKTVDDLYLREGIMPPRALLASRRFDDSYFMTRYPRIPSMYRLLKRWDTGDDLALRRSMSLSHITHPDYNRALLNRLLYPDEHLSRRFGNQHKLHVHSGHDRHVSAMEDHRSLMAELELQEVQDRLRREHNRKWFNPDSIVYEVPSYRDDPLATVYRRRRPFSYYDFYYWL, encoded by the coding sequence ATGGGAACCCGTCGACGACAGCCCTACCTCCACATGGTGTACGACCGGAACCAGCAGTACGGCGACAGCCTGTACCGCAAGACCGTGGACGACTTGTACTTACGAGAAGGCATCATGCCTCCGCGCGCCCTGCTCGCCAGCAGGCGCTTCGACGACTCCTACTTCATGACGCGCTACCCACGGATCCCATCCATGTACCGCCTGCTGAAGCGCTGGGACACTGGCGACGACCTGGCCCTGCGGCGAAGCATGTCGCTCTCGCACATCACCCACCCGGACTACAACAGGGCCCTTCTCAACCGGCTCCTCTACCCTGACGAGCACTTGTCCCGGCGCTTCGGCAACCAGCACAAGCTGCACGTCCACTCAGGCCATGACCGCCATGTCAGCGCCATGGAAGACCACCGTTCGCTGATGGCCGAGCTCGAGCTGCAGGAGGTGCAGGACAGGCTGCGCCGCGAGCACAACCGCAAGTGGTTCAACCCAGACTCCATTGTGTACGAGGTTCCGTCGTACAGGGACGACCCGCTGGCTACCGTCTACCGTCGCCGCAGGCCGTTCAGCTACTACGACTTCTACTACTGGCTCTAG